The DNA region CGAGGTGCTTGCGGCGCTCACGGCCATGGCCAAAACCCGCACCGGGGCGCTCGTGGTCTTCGAGCGGCGCGTGCCGCTTGGCGAATTCATCGAGAAGGGCGTCGCGCTCAATGCCATGGTGAGCGCCGAGCTTTTGCAGACCATCTTTCATCACAACACCCCGCTGCACGATGGCGCGGTGATCATCAAGGACGACCGCATCTCGGCCGCGAGTTGCATCCTGCCCCTGACGCACGACGCCAAGCTCTCCACGGCCTTCGGAACACGGCACCGTGCGGCCATCGGCCTCACCGAAGAGAGCGACGCCGTGGTGCTCGTGGTCAGCGAGGAGCGCGGCGAGATATCCCTGGTCACCCAGGGGCGCATCTATTACGGCCTGACCGAATCCGCGCTGCACGGCAAGGTCAAGGAAGCCCTGGAGAGTTGATCGTGCGCGGCAACTGGCAATACATGATGCTGGCCCTGGTTCTGGCCATGCTCTCCTGGTACCTCGTCTCCGGCCGCGAGCGCGTGGAGGTATGGGTAGAGGTCTACGTGGTCAGCGCCAACACGCCCAAGGGACTCGTGGTCATGGAGGGCCTGCCCTCACGGCTCGAGGCTCGCATCCGGGGGCCGCAGGGGCTCATGCGCAACATCAATCCCGCGGACCTCGTCTATGTGCTGAATCTTTCCGATATCCGCGCGGGTGAGAACGTCATCGTCCTCAACCCGGCGGCCATTCCCCTTTCCGGGGCCATCACCCCGCTTGAGATCAAACCGGCGCGGCTGACGTTGATCGCCGACGCCGTGGTCGAGAAGACCGTGGACGTGCGTCCCGTGACCCGTGGAGAACTGCGGGACGGATTTGAGCTGAAGGACGTTCGGCTCGTGCCCGCTGCGGTGCGGGTGCGTGGTCCGCAGTCGGTCGT from Alkalidesulfovibrio alkalitolerans DSM 16529 includes:
- the cdaA gene encoding diadenylate cyclase CdaA: MFDTTQFAWRELLDIGLVAIIYYRLILLLKGTRAVPVIYGLILVLALYWVSAEAGLYTLNWFLANFLGSIFLVIIILFQADIRKALSNIGELRFWFTKKVAEETLAEVLAALTAMAKTRTGALVVFERRVPLGEFIEKGVALNAMVSAELLQTIFHHNTPLHDGAVIIKDDRISAASCILPLTHDAKLSTAFGTRHRAAIGLTEESDAVVLVVSEERGEISLVTQGRIYYGLTESALHGKVKEALES
- a CDS encoding CdaR family protein, producing the protein MRGNWQYMMLALVLAMLSWYLVSGRERVEVWVEVYVVSANTPKGLVVMEGLPSRLEARIRGPQGLMRNINPADLVYVLNLSDIRAGENVIVLNPAAIPLSGAITPLEIKPARLTLIADAVVEKTVDVRPVTRGELRDGFELKDVRLVPAAVRVRGPQSVVEGLADLATKPFDLDAQLAETVERRLPLNLPEGVEADPSQVMARVMIGPITTQMWVRLPVESPPGMPEVRIDPTHVRLHLELPEYLARDQEFRNDVRIRIAPGTDVSPGEREVVLVYDLPAYTRVIEARPERVRVRFPEPQASGPQ